CCGGCTGTCGTAGTCCTCCACCAGCCGTTGCGCAGCCTCCGAGGTAGTCAGCCCGTCTAGCTGGATCCTCCGGATGAACGGGTTGATTCGCTTGATGATGAGGTTCCTGTAGTCGGGTACGGCGTTGCGGATCACGCGCACATACCAGTAGTGGAAAGCCTCAGCGAACCCTCTTACCCCGGCGACAACATGAGCGTCATCGGGGCCAACGCCTGCAGGAACGCCCGCAAGCTCTCGTACAGCAGCGACAATGTCAGCCGATTGGAGCGGTATCGTCGGCCTTTGCTCTTGCGTCAACAGGCGTCTCCACGTCATACGCGGCCCACACGTGGTCCGGGCGAATCGGAACGTGAAGATGGTAGCCCTCCCGCAGCGTCCAGCCATGCGTGCCGGGTCTGCGGTTAGCCGAGCTCTGCCGCCAAGCCGGAACCAGTGGCTCCTCCTCCCGCTCCCCGGCGGCGAACCGAAGGAGCTGCGCCCCCAGCGCCTTGCCGAGTAGCGGAGGCACGGCGTTGCCGATCTGCTGGTACTGACTACGGAAGCCGCCGGCGAACTCAGTGCCTGCCGGGAAGCTCTGAACGGCGGCACATTCGTTGACTGAGAGACACCGAAGCTCGTCGGGATGAATCAGGGCGGTGCTCGAGTGGTCCGGCATCCCGAGGATTGTCGGTGCAGGTAACTCCCAGGACAGCCGTCGCCACCAGCCGCTTTTGCCGCCAGTTGCGTGGTATGCCCGCCCCATCGTCTCGCGCCGGAGAGCATCGGGTAGGTGCCGCCAGTTGCCGCCAGGGGGGATGTTGCGGTAGACCGCCTTTTTCCGTTCGCTGATTGGCATGACAGGTCCGAGGTCGTTAACGCCTTGGAGTGCCTGCCGGAGGGTCTTGAACGGCTGGTTCGCCGTGCCGAAGGTGGGCCGAGGCAACCAGCATGGGACGGCGCCCTTGGTCGCGATTAGGACGGACCGTTGGCGCATCTGCGGAACCCCGTAGTCGGCGGCCTCAGCGACTCCCCAGCTGACGGCATAGCCGCGAAGCCCGAGCTGATCGAGCAGCCACTTGAGGAACGAGCCCTTCCGCTCCTCCAGTGGTGCGTCCAGTGGCCACCGCGGTCCTCGCTCGACTAAGGGGCGATGCTGGAGTGCCGCTGACAGCATGCCGTCAACGTTCTCGATCAGGAGAAACTGCGGGTCGAAGGCGTCGACCCACGTGAGGTAGGCCGGGAAGAGAGTAGTTGCTCGGGCGTCGGACAGCCCTTGGCGGCGGCCGGACGTGGTGAAGGGCTGGCAAGGAGGGCCACCGGCTAGAAGAGGAAGCTCGCCTGGTCGGAAGCCAAGCTCGTCACGAAGCTGGACCGGGTCGATGTCTTCAAGTCGGCGATCGAGAACCTTTGTCGGCCGCTCGCGGTTCTTCGCCTGCCTCTGAAGGGTGCCGACGCAGTCCGGGTCCATCTCGACTTGGGCGGCGATGTTCCAGCCTGCCCACTCAAGCCCAAGATCGAGGCCGCCCGCTCCTGAGAAGAGGGAGACCACGTCGCGGCTTGGTTGCGGTCCCCGGCTCATGCACTAAGTCCCTTCTCTGGCTAGCGCAGCGTCCTGGACACAGGGCCTGCGCACGCCCCATCCTTCTTGGGATGTGACATTGCTACAAGGTATCTGGTGAGCGAGATGACGACGAAGGAGGCGCGCATGCCTCGATCGACCGACGGAGCGGCCAAAGAGCAAATCCTCATCCGTGTCGATGCTGAGACCTACACCGCACTTCAGCTCGCGCAGCCGTTTGAGGGGCGTAGGTCGATGCAAGACCTCGTGTGCGCGATCATCGAGGACTTCGTCGTCGGACTGCGATCGAGAGAGCCGGGTTTCGAGAAGGCTCTGCTCGGACTGCGAGAGGCGCAGGCACCGAAGGACGGTGTACTTGCGCGGCGCGGTGTCTACGGAGGTCGGGCCGTCGGCTCCTGACAGCCTGCTCATGTACGGCCATCTGTACAGCCAAGCCGACCGACCTGGCCAGTCGCGTGCAGACACGAGGCGACGGCGCGAGCAGATCAGCGGCAACGGCCGACGTCGGCCGACAGCGGTCTTGATCTTTGCAAGGCAGGGTTCCGGGAACTGGTCGCGCTGCGGACGGCCCTGCGAGCGGTCTTCGGCCGTCCTCGGGCGCCAGCAGCGCGCCGGCCGGAAGTCAGCCGATCGTCAGCGAACGCCGTACCGCGCAGTCACACTCGATCATGCTCGACGGCACGACCGACGCGTCTGACCACGCGGTACGGCACTCGATCACACCCGCTGCTACGTCAGGTCACTTTCCCCCCGACGGGGGTCGTCCCTTTCCCAGGGAGCGCTCCCGCACGACACGGCTGCCCGCTCTTCCTACTCCACGCCGAGTCGGCGGGCGCCAAACAGCTCGAAGAGCCGGGGCAGCCGCCTGCGCCACTCGTCTTCGTCGCTCAGGTCCCAGCGCTCCTCGGCAGGCTCCGGGTCGGGGTGCGGCGGAGCAGCCGCGGCCTGCGCCGACTCGGCGGCCTCCCAGAATGCCTCGTCGTCACCCGTCAGCCGCTCGTACGCCGTCTGCGCGGCGAACTGGAGAGCTTCGTCGCCGATCCACAGGTCACGGCCTTCCGATGCGCTGATCTGCCGTATCGCGGGATGGTCGGCGAGCGAGTCGGGGTCACGCGCCACCAACTCGAACGCTGTTCTCCCCAGACCGACCAGCCCTGCCTGGAAATCGGAGAATCCGTCGTCGGAGAGAAACCCGTACTCGATGATCCAGCACGCCGCGCAGACGTCCCAGGTGTCGACCTGGTCCACCACCTCGTCGAGCACCTGGTCGAACGCCACGATGTGCGACAGCGGGAGTCGCATCAGCTCCGCCACCAGGGCCTCGGCGACCGCACTCGGTTGACCGTCGCGCTGGGGCTGGTCCGCTGCCACGCCTGCCGCCGTTCGCGCACGCTCCACGACACTCCAGAACTCCTCCACGTTCACGGCCAGGAGTGTCCCCGATGGCTGTGACAGGTTGGGGCGCGGTAATCGTCGGGCCTCCCGTGACACAAGCCAGGGTGAGAGTCGCCGAGGCAATGGGGGTTCGGGTGGGTCCACCGGGGAAGCGCGACGAGGGCTGGTTCACCAGCCTCTACGCCGCCGAGTACGCACACATCGTGAGGTACGGCCTGCGCCGATTAGCGGACGCCGACGCGTCGGCGGAACTCGCTCAGGAGGTCTTCGTC
The DNA window shown above is from Micromonospora lupini and carries:
- a CDS encoding DUF4240 domain-containing protein, with the translated sequence MNVEEFWSVVERARTAAGVAADQPQRDGQPSAVAEALVAELMRLPLSHIVAFDQVLDEVVDQVDTWDVCAACWIIEYGFLSDDGFSDFQAGLVGLGRTAFELVARDPDSLADHPAIRQISASEGRDLWIGDEALQFAAQTAYERLTGDDEAFWEAAESAQAAAAPPHPDPEPAEERWDLSDEDEWRRRLPRLFELFGARRLGVE
- a CDS encoding DNA cytosine methyltransferase yields the protein MSRGPQPSRDVVSLFSGAGGLDLGLEWAGWNIAAQVEMDPDCVGTLQRQAKNRERPTKVLDRRLEDIDPVQLRDELGFRPGELPLLAGGPPCQPFTTSGRRQGLSDARATTLFPAYLTWVDAFDPQFLLIENVDGMLSAALQHRPLVERGPRWPLDAPLEERKGSFLKWLLDQLGLRGYAVSWGVAEAADYGVPQMRQRSVLIATKGAVPCWLPRPTFGTANQPFKTLRQALQGVNDLGPVMPISERKKAVYRNIPPGGNWRHLPDALRRETMGRAYHATGGKSGWWRRLSWELPAPTILGMPDHSSTALIHPDELRCLSVNECAAVQSFPAGTEFAGGFRSQYQQIGNAVPPLLGKALGAQLLRFAAGEREEEPLVPAWRQSSANRRPGTHGWTLREGYHLHVPIRPDHVWAAYDVETPVDARAKADDTAPIG